A region of Trypanosoma brucei brucei TREU927 chromosome 1, complete sequence DNA encodes the following proteins:
- a CDS encoding hypothetical protein, unlikely (GPI-Anchor Signal predicted for Tb927.1.1360 by DGPI v2.04 with cleavage site probability 0.696 near 83) — translation MFQPLCFFFTFFFFSSVVKFVCWTRGKNKVRYPSVSLFPSGFVFLIAIFTLFLLLFLQTHYFLHTYQKKKKDGEERNETEKGSSRNLLHCLSVCCTPSLKFKSSFALACEWNVMGGGV, via the coding sequence atgtttcaacccttatgtttctttttcaccttttttttcttttcatctgtCGTAAAGTTCGTATGCTGGACACGAGGTAAGAATAAGGTTCGTTACCCCTCAGTCAGTCTCTTTCCGTCtggctttgtttttctcatAGCCATTTTTACCTTGTTTCTATTACTGTTCTTGCAAACACATTATTTTTTACACACataccaaaagaaaaagaaagatggagaagagagaaacgaaacagaaaagggaagcagCCGCAACCTACTCCACTGTTTATCCGTGTGCTGTACCCCCTCCCTTAAATTTAAATCATCTTTTGCATTGGCGTGTGAATGGAATGTGATGGGTGGTGGTGTCTAG